In one Culex quinquefasciatus strain JHB chromosome 2, VPISU_Cqui_1.0_pri_paternal, whole genome shotgun sequence genomic region, the following are encoded:
- the LOC6031932 gene encoding uncharacterized protein LOC6031932 isoform X1 produces the protein MRKLLPPPKKMTHLQQQQRHRLGSVSDNSGGAPSTSSKSDSSDGSASEICEVIQEWSLDCESQSIPSQASNTSSSSCTDGTSSSSAGSHRHHHHHHHHHHHHRHHQQQQQQQLQQLQQQQSLNGNYINEEDDTEHEYSKHDLISLDNGMITEFERAQVESFFSGLGTEVYVSTSLANLYESVGKEDWRLVYTGIPVLLHDKGCTRSRCTPRVSFVLAERGTCFALWKDTIDNLSDYKVAAAAFHTMCLSADHRKVIGFSFDSNQAAREMWVRVEELISNPENIALSAPGRKRKSKKKPAKPIVLPPKSQISQPCQFHHVTSVTTGDTQRYFSLQAFVAPPVKHRAP, from the exons ATGAGAAAACTGCTTCCCCCTCCCAAGAAA ATGACACACCTCCAGCAACAGCAGCGGCACCGGCTCGGCTCGGTCAGCGACAACAGCGGGGGTGCGCCGTCCACATCCAGCAAGTCGGACAGTTCGGACGGGTCGGCCTCGGAGATCTGCGAGGTCATCCAGGAGTGGTCGCTGGACTGCGAGTCCCAGTCGATTCCCAGCCAAGCCAgcaacaccagcagcagcagttgcaCCGACGGAACGAGCAGCAGCAGTGCCGGAAGTCATCGtcatcaccatcaccaccaccaccatcaccatcatcatcgacaccatcagcagcagcagcagcaacaactgcAACAACTTCAGCAACAGCAAAGCTTGAACGGGAACTACATCAACGAAGAGGATGACACAGAGCACGAGTACAGCAAGCACGATCTGATCAGTCTGGACAATGGGATGATTACGGAGTTTGAGCGGGCCCAGGTCGAGAGCTTCTTCAGCGGGTTGGGCACGGAG GTGTACGTCAGCACGTCGCTCGCAAACCTGTACGAGAGCGTCGGCAAGGAGGACTGGCGCCTGGTGTACACCGGAATTCCGGTGCTGCTGCACGACAAGGGCTGCACCCGGTCCCGGTGCACACCCCGCGTGAGCTTCGTGCTCGCCGAGCGGGGCACCTGTTTCGCCCTCTGGAAGGACACCATCGACAATCTCTCGGACTACAAGGTGGCCGCGGCCGCCTTCCACACCATGTGTCTGTCGGCAG ACCACCGCAAGGTGATCGGCTTCAGCTTCGACTCGAACCAGGCCGCCCGCGAGATGTGGGTGCGCGTCGAGGAGCTGATCAGCAACCCGGAGAACATCGCCCTGTCGGCGCCGGGCCGGAAGCGCAAGTCCAAGAAGAAGCCCGCCAAGCCGATCGTGCTGCCGCCCAAGTCGCAAATCTCCCAGCCGTGCCAGTTCCACCACGTGACCAGCGTGACGACCGGCGACACCCAGCGGTACTTTAGCCTGCAGGCCTTCGTGGCCCCACCGGTCAAGCATCGGGCACCTTaa
- the LOC6031932 gene encoding uncharacterized protein LOC6031932 isoform X2 produces MTHLQQQQRHRLGSVSDNSGGAPSTSSKSDSSDGSASEICEVIQEWSLDCESQSIPSQASNTSSSSCTDGTSSSSAGSHRHHHHHHHHHHHHRHHQQQQQQQLQQLQQQQSLNGNYINEEDDTEHEYSKHDLISLDNGMITEFERAQVESFFSGLGTEVYVSTSLANLYESVGKEDWRLVYTGIPVLLHDKGCTRSRCTPRVSFVLAERGTCFALWKDTIDNLSDYKVAAAAFHTMCLSADHRKVIGFSFDSNQAAREMWVRVEELISNPENIALSAPGRKRKSKKKPAKPIVLPPKSQISQPCQFHHVTSVTTGDTQRYFSLQAFVAPPVKHRAP; encoded by the exons ATGACACACCTCCAGCAACAGCAGCGGCACCGGCTCGGCTCGGTCAGCGACAACAGCGGGGGTGCGCCGTCCACATCCAGCAAGTCGGACAGTTCGGACGGGTCGGCCTCGGAGATCTGCGAGGTCATCCAGGAGTGGTCGCTGGACTGCGAGTCCCAGTCGATTCCCAGCCAAGCCAgcaacaccagcagcagcagttgcaCCGACGGAACGAGCAGCAGCAGTGCCGGAAGTCATCGtcatcaccatcaccaccaccaccatcaccatcatcatcgacaccatcagcagcagcagcagcaacaactgcAACAACTTCAGCAACAGCAAAGCTTGAACGGGAACTACATCAACGAAGAGGATGACACAGAGCACGAGTACAGCAAGCACGATCTGATCAGTCTGGACAATGGGATGATTACGGAGTTTGAGCGGGCCCAGGTCGAGAGCTTCTTCAGCGGGTTGGGCACGGAG GTGTACGTCAGCACGTCGCTCGCAAACCTGTACGAGAGCGTCGGCAAGGAGGACTGGCGCCTGGTGTACACCGGAATTCCGGTGCTGCTGCACGACAAGGGCTGCACCCGGTCCCGGTGCACACCCCGCGTGAGCTTCGTGCTCGCCGAGCGGGGCACCTGTTTCGCCCTCTGGAAGGACACCATCGACAATCTCTCGGACTACAAGGTGGCCGCGGCCGCCTTCCACACCATGTGTCTGTCGGCAG ACCACCGCAAGGTGATCGGCTTCAGCTTCGACTCGAACCAGGCCGCCCGCGAGATGTGGGTGCGCGTCGAGGAGCTGATCAGCAACCCGGAGAACATCGCCCTGTCGGCGCCGGGCCGGAAGCGCAAGTCCAAGAAGAAGCCCGCCAAGCCGATCGTGCTGCCGCCCAAGTCGCAAATCTCCCAGCCGTGCCAGTTCCACCACGTGACCAGCGTGACGACCGGCGACACCCAGCGGTACTTTAGCCTGCAGGCCTTCGTGGCCCCACCGGTCAAGCATCGGGCACCTTaa